The Actinocatenispora sera genome has a window encoding:
- a CDS encoding 4'-phosphopantetheinyl transferase family protein, whose protein sequence is MADVEVWVADAVVLAQQAEPLLSTAETERSARYVSVAARRLFVLSRALQRLLGSAYLGVPPERVEVDRSCRLCSDGGDHGKPYLRGAAGLDYSVSHAGRLVLLAWSSACRVGADIERLDRRLDPGLLGARTLAAAEQADLDALPAADRPARFLRLWTRKEAAVKLAGHGLTVPLASVRVDGPTACLAAPPAGWPAEPPMLTTLPVPEEYTAALATTAAPRVALREITDLAGIGLAPARPADRRDAGPGATI, encoded by the coding sequence ATGGCCGATGTCGAGGTGTGGGTGGCGGACGCGGTGGTGCTGGCGCAGCAGGCCGAGCCGCTGCTGTCGACGGCCGAGACCGAACGCTCCGCGCGGTACGTGTCGGTCGCGGCCCGACGGCTGTTCGTGCTGTCCCGGGCGCTGCAGCGGCTGCTCGGCTCGGCCTACCTCGGGGTGCCGCCCGAGCGGGTCGAGGTCGACCGGAGCTGCCGGCTGTGCAGCGACGGCGGCGACCACGGCAAGCCGTACCTGCGAGGTGCGGCGGGACTGGACTACTCGGTGTCGCACGCCGGCCGGCTGGTGCTGCTCGCCTGGTCCTCGGCATGCCGGGTCGGGGCGGACATCGAACGGCTGGACCGCCGGCTGGACCCGGGCCTGCTCGGTGCCCGTACGCTGGCCGCCGCCGAGCAGGCCGATCTCGACGCGCTGCCCGCCGCGGACCGGCCGGCCCGGTTCCTGCGGCTGTGGACGCGCAAGGAGGCCGCGGTCAAGCTCGCCGGGCACGGCCTGACCGTACCGCTGGCCTCGGTCCGGGTGGACGGCCCGACCGCCTGCCTCGCCGCACCGCCGGCGGGCTGGCCGGCCGAGCCGCCGATGCTGACCACCCTGCCGGTACCCGAGGAGTACACCGCCGCGCTCGCGACCACCGCGGCGCCGCGGGTGGCGCTGCGCGAGATCACCGACCTGGCCGGGATCGGGCTGGCTCCGGCTCGGCCGGCCGACCGTCGCGACGCCGGGCCGGGAGCGACGATCTAG
- a CDS encoding zinc-binding dehydrogenase, whose protein sequence is MRAVVQRQWGGPEVLRVEQVPDPVPGPGQVLIAAQACPITFVETQIRAGGGPPAARTLPHVPGNGTAGVVRAVGPDTPAELVGRRVVAVTGGGGYAELAVVAVDELIDVPDGVTLDDAAALLADGRTALALSAAARITDGDRVLVLAAGGGLGSLLVQLARSAGAEVVGAAGSAAKRALAERVGAGTVVDYTADGWADRIGAVDVVFDGVGGAVGAAAFALARSGARYVVHGAASGTMTRPPADTGVEVVPLSAVSFGAGGARARSAEALALAAAGRLRPTIGQRFALAEAAAAHAAIESRRALGKTLLVP, encoded by the coding sequence GTGCGAGCGGTGGTGCAGCGGCAGTGGGGTGGGCCGGAGGTGCTGCGGGTCGAGCAGGTGCCCGACCCGGTACCCGGGCCCGGTCAGGTGTTGATCGCGGCGCAGGCCTGCCCGATCACGTTCGTGGAGACGCAGATCCGTGCCGGGGGTGGCCCACCCGCGGCGCGCACGCTGCCGCACGTGCCGGGTAACGGCACCGCGGGTGTGGTTCGTGCGGTCGGCCCCGACACCCCGGCCGAGCTGGTCGGTCGGCGGGTCGTCGCGGTGACCGGCGGTGGCGGGTACGCCGAGCTGGCCGTGGTGGCGGTCGACGAGCTGATCGACGTCCCCGATGGCGTCACGCTCGACGACGCCGCCGCGTTGCTCGCCGACGGCCGTACCGCGCTCGCGCTGTCGGCCGCCGCCCGCATCACCGACGGTGACCGGGTGCTGGTGCTCGCCGCCGGCGGTGGGCTGGGCAGCCTGCTGGTGCAGCTCGCGCGATCCGCCGGCGCCGAGGTTGTCGGCGCCGCTGGTAGCGCGGCGAAGCGCGCGCTCGCCGAACGGGTCGGTGCCGGGACCGTCGTCGACTACACCGCCGACGGCTGGGCCGACCGCATCGGTGCGGTCGACGTGGTGTTCGACGGCGTGGGCGGCGCGGTCGGCGCGGCCGCGTTCGCGCTCGCTCGTTCCGGGGCCCGCTACGTCGTGCACGGCGCGGCGAGCGGCACGATGACCAGGCCGCCGGCCGACACCGGGGTCGAGGTGGTGCCGCTGTCCGCGGTCTCGTTCGGGGCCGGCGGCGCGCGGGCCCGGTCGGCGGAGGCGCTGGCGCTCGCCGCCGCGGGGCGGTTGCGGCCGACGATCGGCCAGCGGTTCGCCCTTGCCGAGGCCGCGGCCGCGCATGCCGCCATCGAGTCCCGCCGCGCCCTGGGCAAGACCCTCCTCGTTCCCTAG
- a CDS encoding TetR family transcriptional regulator has protein sequence MSQDAPVPRRNDPAPGRADPVPGPADPAPGRLDPGLERGGPVRRRGRQAEAARNDRLVLDAAREVFASQGFAAPVAAVAARAGVGMGTLYRRYGSKTELLQRLCVLAMAQASAAAEAALAMDDPWLALTGYITERVGFRSGALAPLAGTIPVTDEMLAAARRSRRLHTRVVGRAHHAGVLRRDVTAVDVALLIEHFSRRAPDDQPGSAARLLAIAIAGLRPAGDARLPGPAPSWQAYEQRWNG, from the coding sequence GTGAGCCAGGACGCACCAGTACCGCGCCGGAACGATCCGGCACCGGGCCGCGCCGATCCAGTGCCTGGCCCCGCCGATCCAGCGCCGGGCCGCCTCGATCCGGGACTCGAGCGAGGCGGCCCGGTCCGCCGGCGCGGGCGGCAGGCCGAGGCCGCCCGCAACGACCGGCTGGTCCTCGACGCGGCCCGGGAGGTCTTCGCCAGCCAGGGGTTCGCTGCGCCGGTCGCCGCCGTCGCGGCTCGCGCCGGCGTCGGCATGGGCACCCTCTACCGGCGGTACGGCAGCAAGACGGAGCTGTTGCAGCGGCTCTGCGTGCTGGCCATGGCGCAGGCGAGCGCGGCGGCCGAGGCGGCGCTGGCGATGGACGATCCCTGGCTCGCGCTCACCGGGTACATCACCGAGCGGGTCGGGTTCCGGTCCGGCGCGCTCGCCCCGCTGGCGGGCACGATTCCGGTCACCGACGAGATGCTGGCCGCCGCGCGGCGCAGTCGCCGGCTGCACACCCGGGTGGTCGGGCGGGCGCACCACGCCGGGGTACTGCGCCGCGACGTCACCGCGGTGGACGTGGCGCTGCTGATCGAGCACTTCAGCCGGCGCGCACCGGACGACCAGCCCGGCAGCGCCGCCCGGCTGCTCGCGATCGCGATCGCCGGCCTGCGCCCGGCCGGCGACGCCCGGCTACCCGGCCCGGCGCCGAGCTGGCAGGCCTACGAGCAGCGCTGGAACGGCTGA
- a CDS encoding glycogen debranching N-terminal domain-containing protein, whose amino-acid sequence MRPQPFLHELVTVLAAPTVALSGADGQIRPGGTEGVLSADRRILAELTVTLDGVEPTPLGYRLGSAEAATFSGVARQLGDPGADPTVLVRRERTATPDGLTERITVRSRAHAPVHTRLALRVGADLAGLPAIKCGDRRPPVSPRRDTDAVLRFAAPGTADGAVLRVDVLPDEVLLDDAGAQLSWQLDLDPGTEWTVLVRAHGEGRRGPFRAAPTLPWSVPRIRSAAPDLDRTVERGVADLAGLPMAGEEHPDDVFLAAGAPWFFTLFGRDSLWAARMLLPLGTGLAAGTLRVLARNQGRRDDPVTGEAPGKIIHEVRDESGGVGLPPRYYGTIDATALWVVTLHEAWRWGMPAAEVRELLPALRAALGWLSGPADADGDGFAEYVDASGSGLVNQGWKDSPDAVQFADGTLAAPPIALCEAQAYDHQAARAGAALLTALGSGADADTAAALTGFADRLRERFRAAYWVSDEHGRFPALALDGAKRPVPVASSNLGHLLGTGLLDADEAAAVAHRLGAADLADTYGLRTLSADVAGANPLGYHTGSVWPHDTAIAIAGLAAEGHGALAARLAGGLLAAAPAFDYRLPELFAGTGRDEPVLAYPASCRPQAWAAAAPVALLAAALGLRPDVPNGTLTVAPDPAFAGWFPLTVSGLRLAGAPLSIEVAADGTAAVELATADISVTTGSGR is encoded by the coding sequence GTGCGGCCACAGCCATTCCTGCACGAGCTGGTGACGGTACTCGCGGCGCCCACGGTGGCGCTGTCCGGCGCGGACGGTCAGATCCGCCCCGGCGGTACCGAGGGTGTGCTCAGCGCCGACCGGCGCATCCTCGCCGAGCTGACCGTCACGCTCGACGGCGTCGAACCGACCCCGCTCGGGTACCGGCTCGGCTCCGCCGAGGCGGCCACCTTCAGCGGCGTCGCCCGGCAGCTCGGCGACCCCGGCGCCGACCCGACCGTGCTGGTGCGCCGGGAGCGCACCGCGACGCCCGACGGCCTGACCGAACGCATCACGGTACGCAGCCGCGCGCACGCGCCGGTGCACACCAGGCTGGCGCTGCGGGTCGGCGCCGATCTGGCCGGCCTGCCCGCGATCAAGTGCGGTGACCGGCGACCGCCGGTATCGCCCCGGCGCGACACCGATGCGGTGCTGCGCTTCGCGGCGCCGGGGACGGCGGACGGGGCGGTGCTGCGTGTCGACGTGCTGCCGGACGAGGTGCTGCTCGACGACGCCGGCGCGCAGCTGTCCTGGCAGCTCGATCTCGACCCCGGCACCGAGTGGACGGTGCTGGTGCGGGCGCACGGCGAGGGCCGGCGCGGACCGTTCCGGGCGGCGCCGACGCTGCCCTGGTCGGTACCGAGGATCCGTTCCGCCGCACCGGATCTGGACCGAACGGTCGAGCGGGGGGTGGCGGATCTGGCCGGCCTGCCGATGGCCGGCGAGGAGCACCCCGACGACGTGTTCCTGGCCGCCGGCGCGCCGTGGTTCTTCACCCTGTTCGGCCGCGACTCGTTGTGGGCGGCCCGGATGCTGCTGCCGCTGGGAACCGGGCTCGCCGCCGGCACGCTGCGGGTCCTGGCCCGCAACCAGGGCCGCCGGGACGATCCAGTGACCGGCGAGGCGCCCGGGAAGATCATCCACGAGGTGCGCGACGAGTCCGGCGGCGTCGGCCTGCCGCCGCGCTACTACGGCACCATCGACGCCACCGCGCTGTGGGTGGTGACGCTGCACGAGGCGTGGCGGTGGGGGATGCCGGCCGCCGAGGTGCGCGAGCTGCTGCCGGCGCTGCGCGCGGCGCTGGGCTGGCTGTCCGGGCCGGCCGACGCGGACGGCGACGGCTTCGCCGAGTACGTCGACGCGAGCGGCTCCGGCCTGGTCAACCAGGGCTGGAAGGACTCGCCGGACGCCGTGCAGTTCGCCGACGGCACGCTCGCCGCGCCGCCGATCGCGCTGTGCGAGGCGCAGGCGTACGACCATCAGGCGGCGCGGGCCGGCGCGGCGCTGCTCACCGCGCTCGGCTCCGGCGCGGACGCCGACACCGCGGCCGCGCTGACCGGGTTCGCCGACCGGCTGCGCGAGCGGTTCCGCGCCGCGTACTGGGTGTCCGACGAGCACGGCCGGTTTCCGGCGCTCGCGCTGGACGGGGCGAAGCGGCCGGTGCCGGTGGCGAGTTCCAACCTGGGCCACCTGCTCGGTACCGGGCTGCTGGACGCCGACGAGGCGGCGGCGGTGGCGCACCGGCTCGGCGCCGCCGACCTCGCCGACACGTACGGGCTGCGTACCCTCTCCGCCGACGTCGCCGGGGCGAACCCGCTCGGGTACCACACCGGGTCGGTGTGGCCGCACGACACCGCGATCGCGATCGCCGGGCTGGCCGCGGAGGGGCACGGCGCGCTCGCCGCCCGGCTCGCCGGCGGGCTGCTCGCCGCGGCACCCGCGTTCGACTACCGGCTGCCGGAGCTGTTCGCCGGCACCGGCCGGGACGAACCGGTACTCGCCTACCCGGCGTCCTGCCGGCCGCAGGCGTGGGCGGCGGCCGCACCGGTGGCGTTGCTCGCGGCGGCGCTCGGGCTGCGCCCCGACGTACCGAACGGGACCCTGACGGTGGCGCCGGACCCGGCGTTCGCCGGCTGGTTCCCGCTGACGGTGTCCGGGCTGCGGCTCGCCGGTGCGCCGCTGTCGATCGAGGTGGCCGCCGACGGTACGGCCGCCGTCGAACTTGCCACCGCCGACATCTCCGTCACCACCGGATCCGGCCGGTGA
- the folK gene encoding 2-amino-4-hydroxy-6-hydroxymethyldihydropteridine diphosphokinase, with protein sequence MSRAVLALGANLGDREATLRTALRRLGDRLVAVSDGYQTPPWGDPDQPPYLNAVAVVADDAVEADGWLSLAHELEAAGGRVRDPARRYGPRTLDVDVIAVWRDGPAGPEPVLQDDPVLTLPHPRAHLRAFVLVPWAQLEPAAELPGHGPITALLRTEPVAPDVPAVTRLGPLLTG encoded by the coding sequence GTGAGCCGGGCGGTGTTGGCGTTGGGGGCGAACCTCGGCGACCGGGAGGCGACGCTGCGGACGGCGCTGCGCCGGCTGGGTGACCGGCTGGTCGCGGTGTCCGACGGGTACCAGACGCCGCCGTGGGGTGATCCGGACCAGCCGCCCTACCTGAACGCGGTGGCGGTGGTCGCCGACGACGCGGTCGAGGCGGACGGGTGGCTCTCGCTGGCGCACGAGCTCGAGGCCGCGGGCGGCCGGGTCCGTGACCCCGCCCGGCGGTACGGGCCGCGGACCCTCGACGTCGACGTGATCGCGGTGTGGCGCGACGGGCCCGCCGGGCCGGAACCGGTGCTGCAGGACGACCCGGTGCTGACGCTGCCGCATCCGCGGGCGCACCTGCGCGCGTTCGTCCTGGTGCCCTGGGCGCAGCTCGAACCGGCCGCGGAGCTGCCCGGCCACGGCCCGATCACCGCGCTGCTGCGCACCGAGCCGGTCGCCCCCGACGTACCGGCGGTGACCCGCCTCGGCCCGCTGCTCACCGGGTGA
- a CDS encoding DUF2804 domain-containing protein, whose product MGTAEREITEPVELCTGRGRLNPAAVGWTRTPLHRANLRGWGRTKRWEYWGIVTPRHLIGLTVSSLDYAALHEVWIRDRDTGVEHGRQAVVPLARNTVLPERSGAGTVVGRAGSLAIRIEQDRTGSTIGARLPGVELDLTVPLPAGHESLGVVVPWSRRRFQYTVKDPGRPVSGTLRLGDTEHRIGATDSFAVLDHGRGRWPYRISWNWAAGCAPGRCLQLGGRWTVGTPLTENALFVDGRLHKIGTELAWEYDRGDWRAPWRVHGEGVDVRFVPFHVRQSRTNLGVVASSTHQCFGHFDGWAATEDGERIELAGLTGWAEEANQRW is encoded by the coding sequence ATGGGCACCGCGGAACGCGAGATCACCGAGCCGGTCGAGCTGTGCACCGGGCGGGGTCGGCTCAACCCGGCCGCGGTCGGCTGGACCCGCACCCCGCTGCACCGGGCCAACCTGCGCGGCTGGGGCCGCACCAAACGCTGGGAGTACTGGGGCATCGTCACGCCCCGGCACCTGATCGGCCTGACCGTGTCGTCGCTGGACTACGCGGCGCTGCACGAGGTCTGGATCCGCGACCGGGACACCGGCGTCGAGCACGGCCGGCAGGCCGTCGTGCCGCTCGCCCGCAACACCGTCCTGCCGGAGCGCAGCGGCGCCGGTACGGTCGTGGGCCGGGCCGGAAGCCTGGCGATCCGGATCGAGCAGGACCGTACCGGATCGACGATCGGCGCCCGGCTGCCCGGCGTCGAGCTGGACCTGACCGTCCCGCTGCCGGCCGGGCACGAGTCGCTCGGCGTGGTGGTGCCGTGGAGCCGGCGCCGGTTCCAGTACACGGTCAAGGATCCGGGCCGGCCGGTGTCCGGGACGCTGCGGCTCGGCGACACCGAGCACCGCATCGGCGCGACCGACTCGTTCGCCGTGCTCGACCACGGCCGGGGCCGCTGGCCGTACCGGATCTCGTGGAACTGGGCGGCCGGTTGCGCGCCCGGCCGCTGCCTGCAGCTCGGCGGTAGGTGGACCGTCGGCACGCCCCTGACCGAGAACGCGCTGTTCGTCGACGGCCGGCTGCACAAGATCGGCACCGAACTGGCCTGGGAGTACGACCGGGGTGACTGGCGCGCACCGTGGCGGGTCCACGGCGAAGGGGTCGACGTGCGGTTCGTTCCCTTCCACGTCAGGCAGTCCCGTACCAATCTGGGCGTGGTCGCCTCGTCGACGCACCAGTGCTTCGGTCACTTCGACGGCTGGGCCGCCACCGAGGACGGTGAGCGGATCGAGCTGGCCGGGCTGACCGGCTGGGCCGAGGAGGCCAACCAACGGTGGTGA
- a CDS encoding MFS transporter, translated as MTTRPKLVLLLMCAGMFLVLLDVSVINVAIPAIAAGLSTDTGGVGWVVDAYAVVLAALLLSGGVLGDRIGHRRAVLAGLLVFGAASVACALAPGLGVLVAARAGQGVGAALLLPCSVAVITGAYPGRAEQARALGIWAGVSSLALPAGPLLGGALVQAFGWQSIFWINPPIVVAVGLATLFAVPAGRADRRRRLDPAGAVLAAVALATLVYAVIAAGRGAGWPPVAGAAAVAVCAGAGLVAVERRVAAPTLPLDALRGKAFTGANLLALTMNLATNGTLFVVTLYLQSVRGLPPATAGLLLVPIFVPLVALSPLAGRLTARYGPRRPMLAGALLAAAGSAALLATTADPHRDGYLALLPALLGVGTGVGLFTAPVVAAALRAAPPGRAGLANGVVNTARQAGTALGIAVFGAVAGDAISPYRFVAGLHRLGLAAALLWLVAAVVTLRVAPSAGDRARARRAPERVTVGER; from the coding sequence ATGACGACGCGCCCGAAACTGGTCCTGCTGTTGATGTGTGCCGGGATGTTCCTGGTGCTGCTCGACGTGTCGGTGATCAACGTGGCGATACCGGCGATCGCCGCCGGACTGTCCACCGACACCGGCGGTGTGGGGTGGGTCGTCGACGCGTACGCGGTCGTGCTGGCCGCGCTGCTGCTGTCCGGTGGCGTGCTCGGTGACCGGATCGGCCACCGGCGCGCCGTCCTCGCCGGCCTCCTGGTGTTCGGTGCGGCGAGCGTGGCCTGCGCACTGGCGCCCGGTCTCGGGGTACTCGTCGCGGCGCGCGCCGGCCAGGGCGTGGGTGCCGCGCTGCTGCTGCCGTGCAGCGTCGCGGTGATCACCGGGGCGTACCCGGGCCGGGCCGAGCAGGCGCGGGCCCTCGGCATCTGGGCCGGCGTGTCGTCGCTCGCGCTGCCGGCCGGCCCGCTGCTCGGCGGGGCGCTGGTGCAGGCGTTCGGCTGGCAGTCGATCTTCTGGATCAACCCGCCGATCGTCGTCGCGGTCGGGCTCGCCACGCTGTTCGCGGTGCCCGCCGGTCGCGCCGACCGGCGCCGCCGGCTCGATCCGGCCGGCGCCGTGCTGGCGGCGGTCGCGCTGGCGACCCTGGTGTATGCGGTGATCGCCGCCGGCCGCGGCGCCGGCTGGCCGCCGGTCGCGGGCGCCGCCGCGGTGGCGGTGTGTGCCGGCGCCGGCCTGGTCGCCGTCGAGCGGCGTGTCGCGGCACCGACATTGCCGCTGGATGCGTTGCGCGGCAAGGCGTTTACCGGCGCCAACCTGCTCGCGCTGACGATGAACCTGGCCACCAACGGCACCCTGTTCGTGGTCACCCTCTACCTGCAGTCGGTACGCGGGTTGCCACCGGCCACGGCGGGCCTGCTGCTGGTGCCGATCTTCGTACCGCTGGTGGCACTGTCGCCGCTCGCCGGCCGCCTGACGGCCAGGTACGGCCCGCGCCGGCCGATGCTCGCGGGCGCCCTGCTCGCCGCGGCCGGATCGGCGGCGCTGCTCGCCACCACCGCCGATCCGCACCGTGACGGGTACCTGGCCCTGCTGCCGGCGTTGCTCGGGGTCGGCACCGGCGTCGGGTTGTTCACCGCGCCGGTGGTGGCCGCCGCGCTGCGGGCCGCGCCGCCCGGCCGGGCCGGCCTCGCCAACGGGGTGGTCAACACCGCCCGGCAGGCCGGTACCGCGCTGGGCATCGCGGTGTTCGGCGCGGTCGCTGGCGACGCGATCAGCCCGTACCGGTTCGTCGCCGGATTGCACCGGCTCGGGCTCGCCGCGGCCCTGCTCTGGTTGGTTGCCGCGGTCGTCACCCTCCGGGTCGCCCCGAGCGCCGGTGACCGGGCGCGGGCACGCCGTGCGCCGGAACGAGTCACCGTCGGTGAGCGGTGA
- a CDS encoding ArsR/SmtB family transcription factor, which translates to MAGRDTAPLAAAPGGGGDVDVSQVAALFADRTRARVLTALADGRALPASVLAAEAGVTAQAASAQLARLLSAGLVTVERSGRHRYYRIAGAPVAAVLEALARISPAEPVRSLRQGTRAAALRAARTCYDHLAGRLGVQVLQGLLDRGALVATDGVRTPRRRAGDGLAQQLRNHPYRLGPAATDVFGALGVPPERLAPATTGRPLLRACLDWSEQQHHLAGRLGADLLTGLLGHGWVERPPTRRAVRLTPAGATALSRVLGVGTEAARPEPAHRA; encoded by the coding sequence ATGGCAGGCCGAGACACCGCACCCCTCGCCGCCGCCCCGGGCGGCGGCGGTGACGTCGACGTGTCGCAGGTGGCCGCGCTGTTCGCGGACCGGACCAGGGCCCGGGTGCTGACCGCGCTCGCGGACGGGCGGGCGCTGCCGGCGAGCGTGCTCGCCGCCGAGGCCGGGGTGACCGCGCAGGCCGCGAGCGCCCAGTTGGCGCGGCTGCTGTCGGCCGGTCTGGTCACGGTGGAACGTTCCGGCCGACACCGGTACTACCGGATCGCCGGCGCACCGGTTGCGGCGGTGCTGGAGGCGCTGGCCCGGATCTCCCCCGCCGAACCGGTCCGGTCGCTGCGGCAGGGCACCCGGGCCGCGGCCCTGCGCGCCGCACGTACCTGCTACGACCACCTCGCCGGGCGGCTCGGCGTGCAGGTGCTGCAGGGCCTGCTGGATCGCGGCGCGCTCGTCGCCACGGACGGCGTGCGCACGCCCCGGCGGCGGGCCGGCGACGGGCTGGCACAGCAACTGCGCAACCATCCGTACCGGCTGGGGCCGGCCGCCACGGACGTCTTCGGCGCGCTGGGCGTACCGCCGGAGCGGCTGGCGCCGGCGACCACCGGACGGCCGCTGCTGCGCGCCTGCCTGGACTGGAGCGAGCAGCAGCACCACCTGGCCGGCCGGCTCGGCGCCGACCTGCTCACCGGCCTGCTCGGGCACGGCTGGGTGGAGCGGCCGCCGACCCGCCGCGCGGTGCGGCTCACCCCGGCCGGCGCGACCGCGCTGTCCCGCGTGCTGGGCGTCGGCACCGAGGCGGCCCGGCCGGAACCCGCCCACCGCGCCTGA
- a CDS encoding sigma-70 family RNA polymerase sigma factor — protein MTATIDRSGDAVTARTDRSGDEEALRVLESLARLPAGDPDRQRRREAAIRAFLPLARRLAHRYAHTSEDPQDLVQVATIGLICAVDRYDPGHGTSFYAYAVPTIRGELKRYFRDRCWMIQPPRSVQELRLGINAARQRLEHELGRTPTVPELADAVGTSARRVREVFAAERGYQPVSLNQPCPGPGGINGTELAELLGAPDPAMESVPDRMSLPGALARLTDRDRAVIVQRFVHRRTQSQIGRSLGISQMHVSRLIARALVQLRAYLEGTEPAPPVTPRTDRQAA, from the coding sequence GTGACAGCAACGATCGACCGCAGCGGTGACGCGGTGACAGCAAGGACCGACCGCAGCGGTGACGAGGAGGCGCTGCGGGTCCTGGAGTCGCTCGCCCGGCTGCCCGCCGGCGACCCGGACCGGCAGCGGCGCCGCGAGGCGGCGATCCGCGCGTTCCTGCCGCTGGCCCGGCGGCTGGCCCACCGGTACGCGCACACCAGCGAGGATCCGCAGGATCTGGTGCAGGTGGCGACGATCGGGCTGATCTGCGCGGTCGACCGGTACGACCCCGGTCACGGAACCAGCTTCTACGCGTACGCGGTGCCGACCATCCGCGGCGAGCTGAAACGCTACTTCCGGGACCGGTGCTGGATGATCCAGCCACCACGGTCGGTTCAGGAGCTGCGGCTCGGCATCAACGCGGCCCGGCAGCGGCTGGAGCACGAGCTGGGCCGGACGCCGACCGTTCCGGAGCTGGCGGACGCGGTCGGCACGAGCGCGCGGCGGGTGCGCGAGGTCTTCGCGGCCGAGCGGGGATACCAGCCGGTGTCGCTCAACCAGCCCTGCCCGGGCCCGGGCGGCATCAACGGCACCGAACTCGCGGAGCTGCTCGGCGCACCCGACCCGGCGATGGAGTCGGTCCCCGACCGGATGTCGCTGCCGGGCGCGCTGGCCCGGCTCACCGACCGGGACCGCGCGGTGATCGTGCAGCGCTTCGTACACCGGCGTACCCAGTCCCAGATCGGCCGGTCGCTGGGCATCTCGCAGATGCACGTGTCCCGGCTGATCGCCCGGGCCCTGGTGCAGCTGCGTGCGTACCTGGAGGGGACGGAGCCGGCGCCGCCGGTGACGCCGCGGACGGACCGCCAGGCCGCGTAG
- a CDS encoding sugar porter family MFS transporter → MAEPVGATVLDRLDQRTPTRFYWSLTILATIGGFLFGYDTSNIGAALNFVPFHLSGFALGYLVAGTSIGAAAGALAAGPLTDRFGRKSLLIVDAGIYAAGSLLAGLSWHASVLIIARTLIGLAIGADSAIATAYIAEYAPAGKRGSLSLLQQWMITIGILVSYLVALVILRIAPGAATTIDWRLMFALGALPAIVGLIFRTRMPESPRWLLHHGKFDKARQSLGMLGVDTTDEQIRAAARDVAERERQEKVQRRRKWTPAVRRAVIIVAVFFVFQQITGINVPLYYGPTLLAPILGGAHSTVAQQIQAVEIVSVMTVINVGATYFGFKYIDRLGRRKLSIGGYGGMIVSALIAAAGLGLLHGTAEIVVGMVGLCLFIASFAVGVGGTGWLLQGESFPTEVRGRAAAICATADWLANFALIQVFPVWQAGIGLPWVLVCFAGLAAMAIVFISIFLPETKGLPVEEVVRRYERHTAPGAAEMTN, encoded by the coding sequence ATGGCCGAGCCGGTGGGCGCAACCGTACTGGACCGGTTGGATCAGCGGACGCCGACCCGCTTCTACTGGTCGCTGACGATCCTCGCCACGATCGGCGGCTTCCTGTTCGGCTACGACACCTCGAACATCGGCGCGGCGCTGAACTTCGTCCCGTTCCACCTGTCCGGGTTCGCCCTGGGCTATCTGGTCGCCGGTACGTCGATCGGCGCGGCGGCGGGCGCGCTCGCCGCCGGGCCGCTGACCGACCGGTTCGGCCGCAAGTCGCTGTTGATCGTGGACGCCGGGATCTACGCCGCCGGCTCGCTGCTCGCCGGGCTGTCCTGGCACGCCTCGGTACTGATCATCGCCCGGACCCTGATCGGCCTGGCGATCGGCGCCGACTCGGCGATCGCGACCGCCTACATCGCCGAGTACGCGCCGGCCGGCAAGCGCGGCTCGCTGAGCCTGTTGCAGCAGTGGATGATCACCATCGGCATCCTCGTCTCGTACCTGGTGGCGCTGGTGATCCTGCGGATCGCACCCGGCGCCGCGACCACGATCGACTGGCGGCTGATGTTCGCGCTCGGCGCCCTGCCGGCGATCGTCGGCCTGATCTTCCGTACCCGGATGCCGGAGTCGCCGCGCTGGCTGCTGCATCACGGGAAGTTCGACAAGGCCCGGCAGTCGCTCGGCATGCTCGGCGTGGACACCACCGACGAGCAGATCAGGGCCGCGGCCCGCGACGTGGCCGAGCGCGAACGCCAGGAGAAGGTGCAGCGGCGCCGCAAGTGGACCCCGGCGGTGCGCCGGGCGGTGATCATCGTCGCGGTGTTCTTCGTCTTCCAGCAGATCACCGGCATCAACGTCCCGCTGTACTACGGGCCGACGCTGCTCGCGCCGATCCTCGGCGGCGCGCACTCGACCGTGGCGCAACAGATCCAGGCGGTCGAGATCGTCTCGGTGATGACGGTGATCAACGTCGGCGCGACGTACTTCGGCTTCAAGTACATCGACCGGCTCGGCCGGCGCAAGCTGTCGATCGGCGGGTACGGCGGGATGATCGTGTCGGCGTTGATCGCCGCGGCGGGCCTGGGACTGCTGCACGGTACCGCCGAGATCGTCGTCGGGATGGTCGGGCTGTGCCTGTTCATCGCGTCGTTCGCGGTGGGCGTCGGCGGCACCGGCTGGCTGCTGCAGGGCGAGTCGTTCCCGACCGAGGTACGCGGCCGGGCGGCGGCGATCTGCGCGACGGCGGACTGGCTCGCCAACTTCGCGCTGATCCAGGTGTTCCCGGTGTGGCAGGCGGGGATCGGGCTGCCCTGGGTACTGGTCTGCTTTGCCGGGCTGGCCGCGATGGCGATCGTGTTCATCTCGATCTTCCTGCCGGAGACCAAGGGGCTGCCGGTCGAGGAGGTGGTCCGTCGCTACGAGCGGCACACCGCGCCCGGCGCCGCCGAGATGACCAACTGA